The Agromyces mangrovi genome contains a region encoding:
- the pyk gene encoding pyruvate kinase: MRRAKIVATLGPATASYEGVRALIDAGLDVARMNLSHGSYDVHEGVYQNIRKAANDSGRAVAVLVDLQGPKIRLGKFADGPHELAEGDIFTITTEDIPGTKEICSTTFKGLPQDVSAGDFLLIDDGKVRVRVLDTDGTRVRTEVVVAGPVSDNKGINLPGVAVNVPALSEKDEADLRWGLELGADLIALSFVRNAADVSRVREIMDEVGRRVPVVAKIEKPQAVEALDEIIDAFDALMVARGDLGVELPLEAVPIVQKRAIEAARRMAKPVIVATQMLESMIHSPVPTRAETSDVANAVLDGADAVMLSGETSVGEYPTVTLETMARIVASTEQHGLDRVPPLGTRPRTQSGAITLAAVDVANFVEAKFLCVFSESGESVRRMTRIRSDIPILAFTPDPAIRRRMALYWGVQSFVVSRVTHTDQMVAQVDEVLSREGLAVEGEKVVIISGSPPGIPGTTNDIRVHNVGEVL, from the coding sequence ATGAGACGCGCGAAGATCGTCGCCACGCTCGGACCCGCGACCGCGAGCTACGAAGGGGTCCGTGCGCTCATCGACGCCGGCCTCGACGTGGCCCGCATGAACCTGAGCCACGGCTCGTACGACGTGCACGAGGGCGTCTACCAGAACATCCGCAAGGCGGCGAACGACTCCGGCCGGGCCGTCGCCGTGCTGGTCGACCTGCAGGGGCCGAAGATCCGCCTCGGCAAGTTCGCGGACGGCCCGCACGAGCTGGCCGAGGGCGACATCTTCACGATCACCACCGAGGACATCCCCGGCACCAAGGAGATCTGCTCGACGACGTTCAAGGGCCTCCCGCAGGACGTCTCCGCGGGCGACTTCCTGCTGATCGACGACGGCAAGGTCCGCGTCCGCGTGCTCGACACCGACGGCACCCGCGTGCGCACGGAGGTCGTGGTCGCCGGACCCGTCTCCGACAACAAGGGCATCAACCTCCCGGGCGTGGCGGTCAACGTGCCCGCGCTGTCGGAGAAGGACGAGGCCGACCTGCGCTGGGGCCTCGAGCTCGGCGCCGACCTCATCGCGCTGTCGTTCGTGCGCAACGCCGCCGACGTCTCGCGCGTGCGCGAGATCATGGACGAGGTCGGCCGCCGCGTGCCGGTGGTCGCCAAGATCGAGAAGCCGCAGGCCGTCGAGGCGCTCGACGAGATCATCGACGCGTTCGACGCCCTCATGGTCGCCCGCGGCGACCTCGGCGTCGAGCTGCCGCTCGAGGCCGTGCCGATCGTGCAGAAGCGCGCGATCGAGGCGGCGCGCCGCATGGCCAAGCCCGTCATCGTCGCGACCCAGATGCTCGAGTCGATGATCCACAGCCCGGTGCCCACGCGCGCCGAGACCTCCGACGTCGCGAACGCCGTGCTCGACGGCGCGGACGCGGTCATGCTCTCGGGCGAGACGAGCGTCGGCGAGTACCCGACGGTCACGCTCGAGACCATGGCGCGCATCGTCGCCTCGACCGAGCAGCACGGCCTCGACCGCGTGCCGCCGCTCGGCACCCGGCCGCGCACCCAGTCGGGTGCGATCACGCTCGCCGCGGTGGACGTCGCGAACTTCGTCGAGGCCAAGTTCCTCTGCGTGTTCTCCGAGTCGGGCGAGTCGGTGCGCCGCATGACCCGCATCCGCTCGGACATCCCGATCCTCGCCTTCACGCCCGACCCCGCGATCCGCCGCCGCATGGCGCTCTATTGGGGCGTGCAGTCGTTCGTCGTCTCGCGCGTGACCCACACCGACCAGATGGTCGCCCAGGTCGACGAGGTGCTGAGCCGCGAGGGCCTGGCCGTCGAGGGGGAGAAGGTCGTCATCATCTCCGGGTCCCCTCCCGGCATCCCCGGCACCACCAACGACATCCGCGTGCACAACGTGGGCGAGGTCCTCTGA
- a CDS encoding glutamate synthase subunit beta, with product MADPKGFLKTTERELPKRRPVPVRIMDFKEVYEQGDPAQLRRQAGRCMDCGIPFCHQGCPLGNLIPEWNDLMYRGEGRAAIERLHATNNFPEFTGRLCPAPCESSCVLGINQPAVTIKQVEVSIIDQAFSNGWVQPHPPGRLTGKTVAVVGSGPAGLAAAQQLTRAGHTVAVYERDDRIGGLLRYGIPDFKMEKRHLDQRIAQMTAEGTRFRAGVDIGTDISWDALRERYDAVVIATGAMVPRDLPIPGRDLPGVHFAMEYLVQSNHAVAGDTVPEQITAEGKHVVVLGGGDTGADCIGTAHRQGALSVTNLAIGKKPGIARPDTQPWPMHPNLFEVQTAHEEGGTRQYLASTVEFVSNDVGEVRAIRVAETEYLDGRRVPKAGTEREIPADLVLLALGFTGPESQDLSGQLGAAFTQRGNVERDDSYATSVPGVYVAGDAGRGQSLIVWAIAEGRAAAASVDRYLEGETHLPSPIPASAQAISI from the coding sequence GTGGCTGACCCGAAGGGCTTCCTCAAGACGACCGAGCGCGAGCTGCCCAAGCGGCGGCCGGTGCCCGTGCGCATCATGGACTTCAAGGAGGTCTACGAGCAGGGCGACCCCGCGCAGCTGCGCCGGCAGGCCGGACGCTGCATGGACTGCGGGATCCCGTTCTGCCACCAGGGCTGCCCGCTCGGCAACCTGATCCCCGAGTGGAACGACCTCATGTACCGCGGCGAGGGCCGCGCGGCGATCGAGCGACTCCACGCGACCAACAACTTCCCGGAGTTCACGGGCCGGCTCTGCCCCGCGCCGTGCGAGTCGTCGTGCGTGCTCGGCATCAACCAGCCGGCCGTCACGATCAAGCAGGTCGAGGTCTCGATCATCGACCAGGCCTTCTCGAACGGCTGGGTGCAGCCGCACCCGCCGGGGCGACTGACCGGCAAGACCGTCGCGGTCGTCGGGTCGGGCCCGGCCGGGCTCGCCGCGGCGCAGCAGCTCACGCGCGCCGGGCACACGGTCGCGGTCTACGAGCGCGACGACCGCATCGGCGGGCTCCTGCGCTACGGCATCCCCGACTTCAAGATGGAGAAGCGCCACCTCGACCAGCGCATCGCCCAGATGACGGCCGAGGGCACCCGCTTCCGCGCGGGCGTCGACATCGGCACCGACATCTCGTGGGACGCGCTGCGCGAGCGGTACGACGCCGTGGTCATCGCGACCGGCGCGATGGTGCCCCGCGACCTGCCGATCCCTGGACGCGACCTGCCGGGCGTGCACTTCGCCATGGAGTACCTGGTGCAGTCGAACCACGCGGTCGCGGGCGACACGGTGCCCGAGCAGATCACCGCTGAAGGCAAGCACGTCGTGGTCCTGGGCGGCGGCGACACCGGTGCCGACTGCATCGGCACCGCGCACCGCCAGGGGGCGCTGTCGGTGACCAACCTCGCGATCGGCAAGAAGCCGGGCATCGCGCGACCCGACACCCAGCCGTGGCCGATGCACCCGAACCTGTTCGAGGTGCAGACCGCGCACGAGGAGGGCGGCACCCGCCAGTACCTCGCGTCGACGGTCGAGTTCGTCTCGAACGACGTCGGCGAGGTGCGGGCGATCCGCGTCGCGGAGACCGAGTACCTCGACGGCCGTCGCGTGCCGAAGGCGGGCACCGAGCGCGAGATCCCGGCCGACCTCGTGCTGCTCGCGCTGGGCTTCACGGGCCCCGAGTCGCAGGACCTCTCGGGCCAGCTCGGCGCCGCGTTCACGCAGCGCGGCAACGTCGAGCGCGACGACTCGTACGCGACGAGCGTCCCGGGCGTCTACGTCGCCGGCGACGCCGGACGCGGGCAGTCGCTCATCGTGTGGGCCATCGCCGAGGGACGTGCTGCGGCCGCCTCCGTCGACCGGTACCTTGAGGGTGAGACGCACCTCCCGAGCCCCATCCCGGCCTCCGCGCAGGCGATCTCGATCTGA
- the lgt gene encoding prolipoprotein diacylglyceryl transferase: MIAPLSIPSPEWSSFEIPLPWGGALTIHAYALCILLGIVLAVWITSHRLTKRGAEPGVVLDISLWAVPLGIVFARFYHVATHPGDYFYEGADLWKVFAIWEGGNAIYGALIGGALGVWIGCRMTGIRFWSFADALAPGMLVAQAAGRLGNWFNHELFGLPTELPWGLEIESTNPAFPAGLEPGTLFHPTFLYEIIWNLLGVAVLLWLERKFRLRWGKAFAVYLIWYGIGRSFLESIRVDPSEIFLGIRSNVWASFAAILIGVIILVVQTRRHTGQEPSPYVPGREWPGADAVDSDDTESDRDTIGDDAEDEGDTEAAAATSTRETTS; the protein is encoded by the coding sequence GTGATCGCACCGCTCAGCATCCCCAGCCCGGAGTGGAGCTCCTTCGAGATCCCGCTTCCGTGGGGCGGCGCCCTCACCATCCACGCGTACGCCCTGTGCATCCTGCTGGGCATCGTGCTCGCCGTGTGGATCACGTCGCACCGCCTGACCAAGCGCGGCGCCGAGCCGGGCGTCGTGCTCGACATCTCGCTGTGGGCCGTGCCGCTCGGCATCGTCTTCGCGCGGTTCTACCACGTCGCCACCCACCCCGGCGACTACTTCTACGAGGGCGCCGACCTCTGGAAGGTGTTCGCGATCTGGGAGGGCGGCAACGCCATCTACGGCGCGCTGATCGGCGGCGCGCTGGGCGTCTGGATCGGCTGCCGCATGACCGGCATCCGCTTCTGGTCGTTCGCCGACGCGCTGGCGCCGGGCATGCTCGTCGCGCAGGCCGCCGGCCGTCTCGGCAACTGGTTCAACCACGAGCTCTTCGGCCTGCCCACGGAGCTGCCGTGGGGCCTCGAGATCGAGTCGACCAACCCCGCGTTCCCCGCCGGCCTCGAGCCCGGCACGCTGTTCCACCCCACGTTCCTGTACGAGATCATCTGGAACCTCCTCGGCGTCGCGGTGCTGCTCTGGCTGGAGCGGAAGTTCCGCCTGCGCTGGGGCAAGGCGTTCGCCGTGTACCTCATCTGGTACGGCATCGGCCGCAGCTTCCTGGAGTCGATCCGCGTCGACCCGAGCGAGATCTTCCTCGGCATCCGCTCCAACGTCTGGGCGTCGTTCGCCGCCATCCTCATCGGCGTGATCATCCTCGTGGTGCAGACGCGTCGCCACACCGGCCAGGAGCCGAGCCCGTACGTGCCCGGCCGCGAGTGGCCCGGGGCCGACGCTGTAGACTCGGACGACACCGAGTCCGACCGAGACACGATCGGCGACGACGCCGAGGACGAGGGCGACACGGAGGCAGCCGCAGCCACAAGCACACGCGAGACGACCTCCTAG
- the trpA gene encoding tryptophan synthase subunit alpha: MSVGETIDARVAAGTGALVGYLPVGFPSLGASVDAAVALVENGVDALELGIPYSDPVMDGPVIQDATQAALANGFRLAHGFEAVRAIREQVDAPILMMTYWNPVVQYGVDRFADDLAAAGGAGLITPDLIPDEGDAWLAASDRTGLDRVFLAAPSSSDARLARTVEASRGFVYAVSTMGITGARADVDRAARTLVERLRAAGSPRSCVGVGISTAEQVREVVSYADGAIVGSALVKALADGGVEGVAALAAELARGTRPAG, from the coding sequence ATGAGCGTCGGCGAGACCATCGACGCACGTGTGGCGGCCGGCACCGGCGCACTCGTGGGCTACCTGCCGGTGGGCTTCCCGTCGCTCGGCGCGAGCGTCGACGCGGCGGTCGCGCTCGTCGAGAACGGGGTCGACGCGCTCGAGCTCGGCATCCCGTACTCCGACCCGGTGATGGACGGCCCCGTCATCCAGGACGCGACCCAGGCGGCCCTCGCGAACGGCTTCCGGCTCGCCCACGGCTTCGAGGCCGTGCGGGCGATCCGGGAGCAGGTCGACGCGCCGATCCTCATGATGACCTACTGGAACCCCGTGGTGCAGTACGGCGTCGACCGCTTCGCCGACGACCTCGCCGCGGCGGGCGGCGCGGGCCTCATCACGCCCGACCTCATCCCCGACGAGGGCGACGCGTGGCTCGCGGCATCCGACCGCACCGGCCTCGATCGAGTGTTCCTGGCCGCTCCGAGCTCATCGGATGCCCGGCTGGCGCGCACCGTCGAGGCGAGCCGCGGGTTCGTGTACGCGGTGTCGACCATGGGCATCACGGGCGCGCGCGCCGACGTCGACCGCGCCGCACGCACGCTCGTCGAGCGCCTCCGCGCCGCGGGCAGCCCGCGGTCGTGCGTGGGCGTCGGCATCTCGACGGCCGAGCAGGTGCGCGAGGTCGTCTCGTACGCCGACGGCGCGATCGTCGGCTCCGCGCTCGTGAAGGCCCTCGCCGACGGGGGCGTGGAGGGCGTCGCCGCCCTCGCCGCGGAGCTCGCGCGCGGCACCCGCCCGGCGGGGTAG
- the trpB gene encoding tryptophan synthase subunit beta codes for MSLRTETGPYFGDFGGRFVPESLIAALDELDEAWQLAKLDPAFHDELDGLLRDYVGRPSPLTEVRRFAEHAGGARVFLKREDLNHTGSHKINNVLGQALLTKRVGKTRVIAETGAGQHGVATATAAALFGLECVIYMGEVDTERQALNVARMRLLGAEVIPVTHGSRTLKDAINEAMRDWVTNVGHTNYIFGTVAGPHPFPAMVRDLQKVIGEEARAQMLERTGALPTAVAACVGGGSNAIGIFHAFLDDADVALYGFEAGGEGVDTERHAATIGKGRPGVLHGARSYLLQDEDGQTIESHSISAGLDYPGVGPEHSWLADVGRARYRASTDAAAMDALRLLSRTEGIIPAIESAHALAGALELGRELGPEASILVNLSGRGDKDMETAAKWFELIDGEEGA; via the coding sequence ATGTCCCTGCGCACCGAGACCGGTCCGTACTTCGGCGACTTCGGCGGGCGCTTCGTGCCCGAGTCGCTCATCGCCGCGCTCGACGAGCTCGACGAGGCCTGGCAGCTCGCCAAGCTCGACCCGGCGTTCCACGACGAGCTCGACGGCCTGCTGCGGGACTACGTCGGGCGCCCGTCGCCGCTGACCGAGGTGCGCCGCTTCGCCGAGCACGCCGGCGGGGCCCGCGTGTTCCTCAAGCGCGAAGACCTGAACCACACCGGCTCGCACAAGATCAACAACGTGCTCGGGCAGGCGTTGCTCACCAAGCGCGTCGGCAAGACCCGGGTGATCGCCGAGACCGGCGCCGGCCAGCACGGCGTCGCCACCGCGACCGCCGCAGCGCTGTTCGGCCTCGAGTGCGTGATCTACATGGGCGAGGTCGACACCGAGCGCCAGGCGCTCAACGTCGCCCGCATGCGGCTGCTCGGCGCCGAGGTGATCCCGGTGACGCACGGCTCGCGCACCCTCAAGGACGCGATCAACGAGGCGATGCGCGACTGGGTCACGAACGTCGGCCACACCAACTACATCTTCGGCACCGTGGCGGGCCCGCACCCGTTCCCGGCGATGGTGCGCGACCTGCAGAAGGTCATCGGCGAGGAGGCGCGCGCGCAGATGCTCGAGCGCACCGGCGCGCTGCCGACCGCGGTGGCCGCGTGCGTCGGCGGGGGATCGAACGCGATCGGCATCTTCCACGCCTTCCTCGACGACGCCGACGTCGCCCTCTACGGCTTCGAGGCCGGGGGCGAGGGCGTCGACACCGAGCGCCACGCCGCCACCATCGGCAAGGGCCGACCGGGCGTGCTGCACGGCGCCCGCAGCTACCTGCTGCAGGACGAGGACGGCCAGACCATCGAGTCGCATTCGATCTCGGCGGGGCTCGACTACCCGGGCGTCGGCCCGGAGCACTCGTGGCTCGCCGACGTGGGGCGCGCCCGGTACCGGGCGTCGACGGATGCCGCCGCCATGGACGCGCTCCGCCTGCTGTCGCGCACCGAGGGCATCATCCCCGCCATCGAGTCGGCGCACGCGCTCGCGGGTGCGCTCGAGCTCGGCCGCGAGCTCGGTCCGGAGGCGAGCATCCTCGTGAACCTCTCCGGGCGCGGCGACAAGGACATGGAGACGGCAGCCAAGTGGTTCGAGCTGATCGACGGCGAGGAGGGCGCATGA
- the trpC gene encoding indole-3-glycerol phosphate synthase TrpC, whose product MLSELTANAVADAEARRADRPLAEVERAARERPAALDALAALAPADRVKIIAEVKRASPSRGPLADIPDPAALAREYEAGGASAISVLTEGRRFLGSLADLEAVRAAVSLPVLRKDFIATPYQVFEARAAGADLVLLIVGALEQRDLAELHALIGELGMTALVETHDADELARAADVGARLIGVNARNLSTFELDRELFGRLAPSFPDGAVKVAESAVSTADDVAAYRAAGADVVLVGEALVTSEPRETLARFLGE is encoded by the coding sequence GTGCTGTCCGAGCTCACGGCGAACGCGGTCGCGGACGCCGAGGCCCGGCGCGCCGATCGGCCGCTCGCCGAGGTTGAGCGGGCCGCCCGCGAGCGACCCGCCGCGCTGGACGCCCTCGCGGCGCTCGCACCCGCCGACCGGGTGAAGATCATCGCCGAGGTCAAGCGCGCGAGCCCGTCGCGCGGCCCGCTGGCCGACATCCCCGATCCGGCCGCACTCGCGCGCGAGTACGAGGCGGGCGGTGCGAGCGCCATCAGCGTGCTCACCGAGGGACGCCGGTTCCTGGGGTCGCTCGCCGACCTCGAGGCCGTGCGCGCCGCGGTGTCGCTGCCCGTGCTGCGCAAGGACTTCATCGCCACGCCGTACCAGGTGTTCGAGGCGCGCGCCGCGGGCGCCGACCTCGTGCTGCTCATCGTGGGCGCGCTGGAGCAGCGCGACCTCGCCGAGCTGCACGCACTCATCGGCGAGCTCGGCATGACCGCGCTCGTCGAGACCCACGACGCCGACGAACTGGCGCGCGCCGCCGACGTCGGCGCACGCCTGATCGGCGTGAACGCACGCAACCTGTCCACCTTCGAGCTCGACCGCGAGCTGTTCGGGCGACTCGCCCCGAGCTTCCCCGACGGCGCCGTCAAGGTGGCCGAGTCGGCCGTCTCCACGGCCGACGACGTCGCCGCGTACCGCGCCGCGGGCGCCGACGTGGTCCTCGTGGGGGAGGCGCTCGTCACGAGCGAGCCCCGCGAGACGCTCGCGAGATTCCTGGGGGAGTAG
- a CDS encoding DUF6704 family protein, producing the protein MSTDISDPGHGHSPAAWIAVVIMLVAFSIGTVAFFFAVEWLVWASAVLLVLGAIVGWALAKAGYGVGGARVPAVEH; encoded by the coding sequence ATGAGCACTGACATCAGCGACCCGGGCCACGGACACTCGCCCGCAGCCTGGATTGCCGTGGTGATCATGCTCGTCGCGTTCTCGATCGGCACCGTCGCCTTCTTCTTCGCCGTCGAGTGGCTCGTCTGGGCCTCTGCCGTGCTCCTCGTGCTCGGCGCGATCGTCGGCTGGGCGCTCGCGAAGGCGGGCTACGGCGTGGGTGGCGCCCGCGTCCCCGCAGTGGAGCACTGA
- a CDS encoding Trp biosynthesis-associated membrane protein, translating into MPARRLKLTLVLAVLGASGLGLVAWTQTWFTITLDTGDAHAVPGEVADAALAALALAGLALGAALAIAGRVARLVLGVLAVVLGACVVLSAWLALVDPAAAAAPVVTEATGIAGDSAAALVTSVAGTAWPWLGAASGVVLAAAGIAVLATSSRWPESSRRYRAVQVERADGGSAGAVDEWDELSRGEDPTEPGRD; encoded by the coding sequence GTGCCCGCACGCCGCCTCAAGCTCACCCTGGTGCTCGCCGTGCTCGGCGCCTCGGGGCTGGGCCTCGTCGCGTGGACCCAGACCTGGTTCACGATCACGCTCGACACCGGCGACGCGCACGCGGTCCCGGGCGAGGTGGCGGATGCCGCGCTGGCGGCGCTCGCCCTCGCCGGACTCGCCCTCGGCGCGGCGCTCGCGATCGCCGGTCGCGTGGCACGGCTCGTGCTGGGCGTGCTCGCCGTCGTGCTCGGCGCGTGCGTCGTCCTGTCGGCCTGGCTCGCGCTGGTCGACCCCGCGGCGGCCGCGGCGCCGGTCGTGACCGAGGCCACCGGCATCGCCGGCGACTCGGCCGCGGCGCTCGTGACGTCGGTCGCCGGCACGGCCTGGCCGTGGCTGGGCGCCGCGTCGGGCGTCGTGCTGGCCGCGGCCGGCATCGCGGTGCTCGCGACCTCGTCGCGGTGGCCCGAGTCGTCGCGCCGCTACCGCGCCGTGCAGGTCGAGCGCGCCGACGGCGGTTCCGCGGGCGCCGTCGACGAATGGGACGAGCTCTCGCGCGGCGAGGACCCCACCGAGCCGGGTCGGGACTGA